In Mytilus edulis chromosome 13, xbMytEdul2.2, whole genome shotgun sequence, a single window of DNA contains:
- the LOC139500365 gene encoding uncharacterized protein DDB_G0284459-like, which translates to MRKAHVVLWVSIKQRPTKASAGKLNNLQGRQFNAPVPTKINRNTLIDPDLDLTLTPEKALEPNDKEHKSNLRNGVCEDGKFKGQHRVRFELDDSRGSSEGGDEESSFLFSRCRPGKPYKPASYSDDNAKDLIDSSSKSENKSKNKPTQYTVNKVNNKTVYVPLHGSDQSKEMKLADHFDKKSTNQDQTDTISKHEQTSVLPEVIYNEQTDTRPVCHIQNHKTQETRSKHKDIKKPDSSSNSEKEQVHIKGQGDSAPKRKVKVKRETAGQPPLSDYNYPFSDGMPDNSEYEHVFKRPEYNSTLRMRTELQQIKDSEIDVAKALEKKLQLSDTKKTEITEKATSKLNTKDSMFSGLVSLEIPVEDLCNQVEQTKSSKVSSKTSRPKSQTVKHSNEPDLMEFFTTELQKEQGEFSLPGLSTPSESLSTASHFRAFDLYRHNRVWDNNSYFSVKKK; encoded by the exons atgagaaaagctcacgtgGTCCTTTGGGTCAG catcaaacaaagacctacaaaagcATCAGCAGGGAAATTAAACAATCTACAAGGAAGACAGTTTAATGCCCCTGTGCCAACCAAAATAAACAGGAACACTTTAATTGACCCTGATTTGGACTTAACCTTGACCCCAGAAAAAGCCTTAGAACCCAATGATAAAGAACATAAAAGTAATTTAAGAAATGGGGTTTGTGAAGATGGAAAGTTCAAGGGTCAACACAGGGTAAGATTTGAATTGGATGACTCTAGAGGATCAAGTGAGGGTGGGGATGAGGAGTCTTCGTTTCTGTTTTCAAGATGTCGACCAGGAAAGCCATACAAACCAGCATCGTATAGTGATGATAATGCTAAGGATCTCATTGATTCCTCGTCTAAAAGTGAAAACAAATCTAAAAATAAGCCAACTCAATATACAGTAAATAAGGTGAATAATAAAACTGTTTATGTTCCTCTGCATGGCAGTGACCAATCAAAGGAAATGAAATTAGCTgatcattttgacaaaaaatcaacaaatcagGATCAGACAGATACTATCAGTAAACATGAACAAACCTCAGTGTTACCTGAAGTTATATACAATGAACAAACTGATACCAGACCTGTCTGCCATATACAAAATCATAAAACTCAGGAAACCAGATCAAAACATAAAGACATTAAGAAACCAGATTCTTCTTCCAACTCTGAAAAAGAGCAGGTACATATAAAAGGTCAAGGAGATTCTGCCCCAAAACGCAAAGTTAAAGTAAAAAGAGAGACGGCTGGACAGCCTCCTTTATCAGACTATAATTATCCATTTTCGGATGGTATGCCAGACAACTCAGAATATGAACATGTGTTTAAAAGGCCTGAGTACAACAGTACTTTAAGGATGCGAACAGAACTACAGCAGATAAAAGACAGTGAAATTGATGTAGCAAAAGCTTTAGAGAAGAAATTACAACTGTCAGATACTAAGAAAACAGAAATAACAGAAAAG GCTACATCAAAACTGAACACAAAAGACAGCATGTTTAGTGGATTGGTAAGCCTGGAAATTCCTGTGGAGGACTTATGTAATCAAGTGGAGCAGACTAAATCTAGCAAAGTATCAAGTAAAACAAGCAGACCCAAATCTCAG acagTTAAACATTCCAATGAACCAGATTTGATGGAATTCTTCACCACAGAGTTACAAAAAGAACAAGGAGAGTTTTCACTTCCTGGTCTATCAACTCCATCAGAATCTTTATCTACAGCTAGTCATTTTAGAGCTTTTGATTTATACCGTCACAACAGAGTCTGGGACAATAATAGTTACTTCAGTGTGAAGAAAAAGTGA